In Geotalea uraniireducens, one genomic interval encodes:
- the flgG gene encoding flagellar basal-body rod protein FlgG produces MIRALWTAASGMQAQQLNIDVVSNNLANVNTAGFKKSRADFQDLMYQNMKTTGAPSTNTTQVPSGIQIGLGAKAAAVTKIFTEGNITQTGNELDMAIEGDGFFQIQMPDGSTAYSRAGAFKRDDQGRVVTSDGYPLIPEIVVPSNATSISIGNDGTVAVMQAGQTTPTNIGNIQLATFSNPSGLSAMGRNLYQESASSGNATTGTPGQNGIGTLSQGFLEMSNVSVMEEMVNMIVGQRAYEINSKAVQAADEMLQQANNLKR; encoded by the coding sequence ATGATTCGCGCACTGTGGACAGCGGCCTCAGGGATGCAGGCTCAGCAGCTCAACATTGATGTTGTCTCGAACAACCTGGCCAACGTCAACACCGCGGGGTTCAAGAAGAGTCGGGCGGATTTTCAGGATCTCATGTACCAGAACATGAAGACCACCGGCGCGCCGTCGACCAACACTACCCAGGTGCCAAGCGGTATCCAGATCGGTTTGGGTGCCAAGGCGGCGGCGGTGACCAAGATTTTCACCGAAGGGAATATCACTCAGACTGGCAACGAGCTCGATATGGCCATCGAGGGGGACGGTTTTTTCCAAATCCAGATGCCCGACGGTTCTACAGCGTATTCCCGGGCCGGGGCCTTCAAACGTGACGACCAGGGGCGGGTGGTAACCTCCGACGGCTATCCGCTGATTCCGGAAATCGTCGTGCCGAGCAACGCTACTTCGATCAGTATCGGCAACGACGGTACCGTGGCGGTGATGCAGGCCGGCCAGACGACGCCGACCAATATCGGGAACATCCAGCTGGCCACCTTTTCCAATCCGTCCGGCCTGAGCGCCATGGGTCGCAATCTCTACCAGGAATCTGCCTCTTCGGGCAACGCGACTACCGGTACTCCCGGCCAGAACGGCATCGGCACGCTCTCCCAGGGCTTTCTTGAAATGAGTAACGTCAGCGTGATGGAAGAGATGGTGAATATGATCGTCGGGCAGCGGGCCTACGAGATCAATTCCAAGGCTGTTCAGGCCGCCGACGAAATGCTGCAGCAGGCCAACAACCTCAAGCGGTAA
- a CDS encoding sulfide/dihydroorotate dehydrogenase-like FAD/NAD-binding protein: protein MFEILENEILAPQLHRLVVRAPRVAAARQAGQFVIVRAAAGEERIPLTIGDADPVAGTITLFVQAVGYSTGRIVAIPAGGALRDVAGPLGVPTHIGQWGRVACVGGGVGTAVLYPLAKALAAAGNEVVTLIGGRAAPYIILRDELAVFSQELVITTEDGSLGRQGFVTAPLAEMIADPARRPGAVFAVGPVPMMKAVAALTRPAGIETVVSLNPVMIDGTGMCGGCRVVVDGEAKFACVDGPEFDGHRVDFDTLSDRLATYREMEAAHRCRLAGKEAA from the coding sequence ATGTTTGAAATCCTGGAAAATGAAATTCTCGCCCCCCAGCTGCATCGGCTGGTGGTGCGAGCGCCTCGGGTGGCGGCGGCACGGCAGGCCGGCCAGTTCGTCATCGTCAGGGCGGCAGCGGGGGAAGAACGGATTCCGCTGACCATTGGCGATGCCGATCCGGTCGCCGGGACGATCACCCTGTTCGTGCAGGCGGTCGGTTACTCGACCGGCCGGATCGTGGCGATTCCGGCCGGAGGGGCGCTGCGCGACGTGGCCGGGCCCCTCGGGGTGCCGACCCATATCGGCCAATGGGGTCGGGTTGCCTGTGTCGGCGGTGGTGTCGGGACGGCGGTACTCTACCCCCTGGCCAAGGCCCTAGCCGCGGCTGGCAACGAAGTGGTCACGCTCATCGGCGGGCGGGCGGCGCCCTATATCATTCTGCGGGACGAACTGGCAGTCTTCTCCCAGGAACTGGTAATCACCACCGAAGATGGCTCGCTGGGCCGGCAGGGGTTTGTCACTGCGCCTCTGGCGGAAATGATTGCCGATCCGGCCCGCCGGCCGGGGGCGGTTTTTGCGGTCGGTCCGGTGCCGATGATGAAGGCGGTGGCGGCGTTGACCCGACCCGCCGGGATCGAAACGGTAGTCAGCCTCAACCCGGTCATGATCGACGGCACTGGCATGTGTGGCGGCTGCCGGGTGGTAGTCGACGGTGAAGCGAAGTTCGCCTGTGTCGATGGTCCGGAGTTTGACGGACATCGGGTGGATTTTGACACCCTGAGCGACCGGCTGGCCACCTACCGGGAGATGGAAGCGGCCCACCGCTGCCGGTTGGCGGGAAAGGAGGCCGCATGA
- the flgA gene encoding flagellar basal body P-ring formation chaperone FlgA produces the protein MKRHIALVMVMTLLFAAGAAFAEQASQVIPRAKLQQVITDFVHQKTASLGLETSIKRISLNNDLKLPAGTVTYDVLAPDQWEGWGRANLALIVRVNDQVEKNIPVNVDVDAYGAMVVSLRALDRGDVIGAGDVVLQKREVSATSGKFYANVTEVLGLRARTPIRANTPLRSEYLEKVPLVKTGQLVTIIAENQFIRLTATGRARGNGGEGDIVMVQNLGSHKEFPARVVDTGTVQVDF, from the coding sequence ATGAAACGTCACATCGCGCTCGTTATGGTCATGACGCTGTTGTTCGCGGCTGGTGCCGCCTTTGCCGAACAGGCGTCCCAGGTGATTCCTCGGGCAAAGCTGCAACAGGTGATCACCGATTTCGTCCACCAGAAAACCGCCAGCCTCGGGCTGGAGACCAGTATCAAACGGATCAGCCTGAATAACGACCTCAAACTCCCGGCGGGGACGGTCACGTACGATGTGCTCGCTCCCGATCAGTGGGAGGGATGGGGGCGGGCGAACCTGGCGCTGATCGTGCGGGTTAATGATCAGGTGGAAAAGAACATCCCGGTCAATGTGGATGTCGATGCCTATGGTGCGATGGTGGTTTCGCTGCGAGCCCTCGACCGGGGCGACGTCATCGGCGCGGGCGACGTGGTGTTGCAGAAACGTGAGGTGTCGGCCACCAGCGGCAAATTCTATGCGAATGTCACCGAGGTGCTGGGGCTGCGGGCACGTACGCCGATTCGCGCCAACACGCCGTTGCGGAGCGAGTATCTGGAGAAGGTGCCCTTGGTCAAAACCGGGCAACTGGTGACCATCATCGCCGAAAACCAGTTCATCCGGCTCACTGCCACCGGTCGGGCCCGGGGCAACGGCGGTGAGGGAGACATCGTGATGGTCCAGAATCTTGGCTCCCACAAGGAGTTCCCGGCACGGGTCGTTGATACCGGCACGGTTCAGGTGGATTTTTAG
- a CDS encoding FliA/WhiG family RNA polymerase sigma factor: MNCLVKAYEQEAQRSAAQTRDELIVSHLPLVKFLVTRIASQLPPHLDQEDLMSAAVIGLITAAERFDPSRGVQFKTFAEQRIRGTIIDELRSQDWLTRSLREKFKKLEKEFSLLEHRLGRNPTSEEVAAALKISVDEYFQMLEEIHILSFVSLDDSWEDEDGSPFGLLDILEDTGIENPQSQLMARQMLESLAESIETLPEKERLVITLYYYEELNLKEIGAVLELSESRISQLHSQAIVRLRAKMKNMR, encoded by the coding sequence ATGAACTGTCTAGTGAAGGCGTATGAGCAGGAAGCTCAAAGATCCGCTGCCCAGACCCGGGACGAATTGATAGTCTCCCATCTTCCGCTCGTCAAGTTTCTCGTCACCCGGATCGCCTCGCAACTGCCGCCGCACCTCGATCAGGAGGACCTGATGAGCGCCGCGGTGATCGGCCTGATTACCGCGGCCGAGCGTTTCGATCCGTCGCGGGGGGTTCAGTTTAAGACCTTTGCCGAGCAGCGGATCAGGGGGACGATCATTGACGAGCTTCGCTCGCAAGACTGGCTTACCCGGTCGTTACGGGAGAAGTTCAAAAAGCTTGAGAAGGAGTTCTCCCTGCTTGAGCACCGGCTCGGCAGGAATCCGACCAGCGAGGAAGTTGCGGCGGCATTGAAGATCAGCGTCGACGAATATTTCCAGATGCTGGAGGAGATCCACATTCTCTCCTTCGTCAGTCTTGACGACTCATGGGAGGATGAAGACGGCAGCCCCTTCGGTTTGCTGGACATCCTCGAGGATACGGGAATCGAGAACCCCCAGAGCCAGCTGATGGCGCGGCAGATGCTCGAATCGCTCGCCGAGTCGATCGAAACGCTCCCGGAAAAGGAGCGGCTGGTAATCACCCTCTATTACTACGAAGAGCTCAACCTCAAGGAGATCGGGGCGGTGCTCGAACTGAGCGAATCGCGGATCTCCCAGTTGCACAGTCAGGCAATCGTCCGGTTGCGGGCGAAGATGAAAAACATGCGCTAG
- a CDS encoding MinD/ParA family protein: protein MSVMTTTGDQADSLRQLATTVKKQRKATVLATDGKEAKGIRVISVTSGKGGVGKSNVVVNLALALAQRGQKVLVIDADLGLGNIDVLLGITPDYNLNDVFAGKRRLDEIVVEGPDGIKIIPAGSGMPEFTTLGLQERVKIMDELDALEEEFDLLIVDTEAGISENVTYFNTASQEIVVVVTPEPTSITDVYALIKLLATRYAERYFKVLVNMARDTDDALQVFAKLSNVTSRFLDISLDYLGCVLKDDSVVEAVKIQKPVLELYPEAPASSCFNTLARRILENSGDRKLKGNVQFFFRRFLGVGTENV, encoded by the coding sequence ATGAGCGTCATGACGACGACCGGGGACCAGGCTGACAGCCTTCGTCAGCTGGCTACCACCGTGAAAAAGCAGCGCAAGGCCACGGTACTTGCCACGGATGGAAAAGAAGCCAAGGGGATCAGGGTGATTTCCGTGACCAGCGGCAAGGGCGGAGTCGGCAAGAGCAACGTTGTTGTCAATCTTGCCCTCGCTCTCGCTCAGCGGGGGCAAAAGGTCCTGGTCATCGACGCCGACCTGGGGCTCGGCAATATCGACGTGCTCCTGGGGATAACGCCCGACTACAATCTCAACGACGTCTTTGCTGGAAAGCGGCGGCTCGACGAGATTGTCGTCGAAGGGCCGGACGGGATCAAGATCATTCCCGCCGGTTCGGGGATGCCGGAATTTACCACCCTCGGGCTGCAGGAGCGGGTAAAGATCATGGATGAACTCGATGCTCTGGAAGAGGAGTTCGATCTGTTGATCGTCGATACCGAAGCCGGTATCTCGGAAAATGTCACTTACTTCAACACCGCTTCCCAGGAAATAGTCGTCGTGGTTACCCCCGAGCCAACCTCCATCACCGACGTCTACGCCTTGATCAAGCTCCTGGCGACGCGCTATGCCGAACGATATTTCAAGGTGCTCGTCAATATGGCGCGGGATACGGACGATGCGCTCCAGGTTTTTGCCAAACTGTCGAACGTGACAAGCCGGTTTCTTGACATCTCTCTTGACTACCTCGGCTGTGTGTTGAAAGACGACAGCGTCGTCGAGGCGGTAAAGATTCAGAAGCCGGTCCTTGAGCTGTATCCGGAGGCGCCGGCCTCCTCCTGCTTCAATACCCTGGCCCGGCGGATTCTGGAAAACAGCGGCGACCGCAAGCTCAAGGGGAACGTCCAATTCTTCTTTCGGCGATTCCTCGGCGTTGGAACGGAGAATGTATGA
- the flgF gene encoding flagellar basal-body rod protein FlgF, whose product MNSGIYSALSGNIAAMKRLDVLTNNLANANTAGFKKDRLTFESILQAAGGQPPAGVQSDAPVYAETSFYTDYSTGPVKQSGNTFDLAIDGDGFFVINTPQGRAYTRQGNFHLDSTGKLVTADGYEVLGGGPITIAGGQVEVKGTGEIFVDGSQVGKLDVVDFPKPYAMQKMGSALFVPTNPQTTPQPVQGDRVRQGYLEESNVNAVEEMVQLIETNRYFEFCSKVVNTYDSMADKANNQIGKL is encoded by the coding sequence ATGAACAGTGGCATCTATTCGGCACTTTCCGGCAATATCGCCGCAATGAAGCGGCTTGACGTGCTGACCAACAACCTTGCCAACGCCAATACTGCCGGCTTCAAGAAGGACCGGCTGACCTTCGAGAGCATCCTCCAGGCGGCGGGCGGCCAGCCGCCGGCAGGAGTGCAAAGCGATGCGCCGGTATACGCCGAAACCAGCTTTTATACCGATTATTCAACCGGCCCGGTCAAACAGAGCGGCAATACCTTCGACCTGGCCATCGACGGCGACGGGTTTTTTGTCATCAATACCCCCCAAGGGCGGGCCTATACCCGCCAGGGAAACTTCCACCTCGATTCGACCGGCAAGCTGGTTACTGCCGATGGCTACGAAGTACTCGGCGGGGGCCCGATCACCATTGCCGGTGGTCAGGTCGAGGTCAAGGGGACCGGTGAAATATTTGTCGACGGCAGCCAGGTCGGTAAACTCGACGTCGTCGATTTTCCCAAACCGTACGCCATGCAAAAGATGGGGAGCGCCTTGTTCGTACCGACCAATCCCCAGACCACTCCGCAGCCGGTTCAGGGTGACCGAGTTCGCCAGGGCTATCTGGAGGAATCCAACGTCAATGCCGTCGAGGAAATGGTGCAACTAATCGAAACGAACCGTTATTTCGAGTTTTGCTCCAAAGTGGTGAATACCTATGACAGCATGGCCGACAAGGCGAACAACCAGATCGGCAAACTGTAG
- the gltA gene encoding NADPH-dependent glutamate synthase — protein sequence MTAPLSVKEQLAIPRVKMAELDPELRRAGFAEVNRGLRLEEALREAQRCIQCKSRPCVQGCPVEVAIPEFIGALAENDLPGAAAILRRDNALPAVCGRVCPQESQCEAQCVRGIKGEAVAIGYLERFVADWALEHGERSPVDANSSSAGRAVAVVGCGPAGLTAAGELARKGHQVTIFEALHDTGGVLRYGIPEFRLPKTIIDAEVAELQALGVRIECNVIVGKTLTLEQLRAEYDAVFVANGAGLPMMLDIPGENFKGVYSANEYLTRVNLMGAGRDSAATTPIVIGRHVAVIGGGNTAMDCVRTARRLGAERAMIIYRRSEAEMPARLEEIKHAKEEGVEFLMLTAPLAIGEDGKGWVASLRCQRMELGAPDASGRCRPVAVAGAFFDLPVDVVINAIGTRANPLLTASAPELGLTRWGNILSDEQGATNLTGVYAGGDIVRGGATVILAMGDGKRAAAAIDDYLASP from the coding sequence ATGACCGCTCCCTTGAGTGTCAAAGAGCAGTTGGCCATTCCGCGGGTGAAAATGGCGGAGCTTGACCCAGAACTGCGCCGGGCCGGTTTTGCTGAAGTGAACCGGGGGTTACGCCTGGAGGAGGCGTTACGCGAAGCCCAGCGCTGCATTCAGTGCAAGAGCCGGCCGTGCGTGCAGGGATGTCCAGTGGAGGTGGCGATTCCCGAGTTCATCGGTGCACTGGCCGAGAATGATTTGCCGGGCGCTGCTGCTATTCTCCGACGGGATAACGCTTTGCCGGCTGTCTGCGGCCGGGTCTGCCCGCAGGAGTCCCAGTGCGAGGCACAGTGTGTCCGGGGTATCAAGGGGGAAGCGGTTGCTATCGGCTATCTTGAGCGCTTTGTTGCCGACTGGGCGCTGGAGCATGGAGAACGGTCGCCGGTCGATGCCAATTCGTCGTCCGCCGGGCGGGCAGTGGCGGTGGTGGGATGCGGTCCCGCCGGCTTGACCGCTGCCGGCGAACTTGCCCGTAAAGGCCACCAGGTGACCATTTTCGAGGCGCTGCACGATACCGGTGGGGTGCTGCGCTACGGCATCCCGGAATTCCGGCTGCCGAAGACGATCATCGATGCCGAAGTGGCCGAACTTCAGGCCTTGGGCGTCAGGATTGAATGCAATGTGATCGTCGGCAAGACTCTGACCCTCGAGCAGTTGCGGGCCGAATATGATGCGGTGTTCGTTGCCAATGGCGCCGGCCTGCCGATGATGCTCGATATCCCTGGCGAAAATTTCAAGGGGGTGTATTCGGCCAACGAGTATCTAACCCGGGTGAATCTGATGGGGGCTGGCCGTGATAGCGCCGCAACGACACCGATTGTCATCGGCCGGCACGTGGCGGTGATCGGCGGCGGCAATACCGCCATGGATTGCGTCCGGACAGCGCGCCGGCTTGGCGCCGAGCGGGCGATGATTATTTATCGGCGGAGCGAGGCGGAGATGCCGGCTCGGCTTGAAGAGATCAAGCACGCCAAGGAAGAGGGGGTGGAATTCCTGATGCTGACCGCCCCGCTGGCCATCGGCGAAGACGGCAAAGGGTGGGTAGCGTCGCTTCGCTGCCAGCGGATGGAGTTGGGTGCCCCCGACGCTTCAGGGCGCTGCCGCCCGGTGGCGGTTGCTGGGGCCTTCTTTGACCTGCCGGTCGACGTGGTGATCAATGCTATCGGTACCCGGGCCAACCCGCTATTGACCGCCAGCGCCCCGGAGCTGGGACTCACCCGGTGGGGCAATATCCTTAGCGATGAACAGGGGGCAACGAACCTGACTGGGGTGTATGCCGGTGGTGATATCGTGCGGGGCGGGGCGACGGTGATCCTGGCCATGGGGGACGGCAAGCGTGCTGCCGCCGCCATTGACGATTACCTGGCCTCCCCTTAG
- a CDS encoding flagellar basal body L-ring protein FlgH produces MKRLVVSIFCLALAGCAIEKAEVKTPSFDEQLPAPQPSYANGSIWQASSAGYTEDNKARRKGDILTVVIVEQASASKEATTDTERKASVSAGVPNLLGLETNMTGIKNWMDLSNLLNASTASTYNGSGATTRKENLTATMSAKVVDVLPNGNFLIEGRRNVKVNNEDQIIILEGTVRPRDISQDNTVSSSLIADARITYTGKGVISDRQRPGWLMNFLDYIWPF; encoded by the coding sequence GTGAAACGATTGGTGGTGTCAATATTCTGTCTTGCCCTGGCGGGCTGTGCCATTGAGAAGGCGGAAGTCAAAACTCCTTCCTTCGACGAGCAGCTACCGGCACCGCAGCCGAGTTATGCCAACGGCTCCATCTGGCAGGCTTCTTCGGCGGGTTACACCGAGGACAACAAAGCCCGCCGCAAAGGAGACATCCTGACTGTGGTCATCGTCGAGCAGGCAAGCGCCAGCAAGGAAGCGACGACCGATACCGAGCGGAAAGCCAGTGTCTCTGCCGGGGTGCCGAATCTTCTCGGGTTGGAAACCAACATGACCGGCATCAAGAACTGGATGGACTTGAGCAATCTGCTGAATGCCAGCACTGCTTCAACCTATAACGGCAGCGGCGCGACCACCAGGAAGGAAAATCTCACCGCCACCATGAGCGCCAAGGTGGTTGACGTCCTGCCCAACGGCAACTTCCTGATCGAGGGGCGGCGCAATGTCAAGGTCAACAACGAGGACCAGATCATCATCCTCGAAGGGACGGTACGGCCCCGGGATATCTCCCAGGACAACACGGTAAGTTCGAGCTTGATTGCCGATGCCCGGATTACCTATACCGGCAAAGGGGTGATCAGCGATCGCCAGCGGCCGGGGTGGCTGATGAACTTCCTGGATTATATCTGGCCCTTCTGA
- the flhF gene encoding flagellar biosynthesis protein FlhF: MLVKTFEAVDMSEALKQIKAELGPDAMIISSRKERRGGFFGFFGKPVIQVTAALEVKPRQPTPNPYREAQEQQLSAKEMLESSMLAPLARELKDLRDRVEQMSRKEAAQAKAQIQEQSRPEPVAAMPPVAKDQPRDFAPKTIQRQDLEEMKKLLFKTLAAKEGSETAESAPPEAASVERKETAPVEASVENEGTKVLNGVKKALRSVVNELHRKGLERSAIRAVIEQLKPETKKEGTIESIRSFLPQAFKSVIKCGGPLALKKNGPRIIALVGPTGVGKTTTVAKLAALYALREGHRAALITIDNFRVGAVEQLKTYSRIMGVPIEVAATPAELEAAIELHGDKELILIDTAGRSPKDMEKIEELKSFLESKFAIEIHLCLAATTRDRELQEIVERFGILPISRVIFTKLDESESYGCIVNAHLRTKFPLSYFTTGQRVPEDLEIATSGRLAGLVLGDSKQ; the protein is encoded by the coding sequence ATGTTGGTTAAAACGTTCGAAGCGGTGGATATGTCGGAAGCCCTGAAACAGATCAAGGCGGAACTTGGTCCCGATGCCATGATTATCTCTTCGCGCAAGGAGCGGCGGGGAGGTTTCTTCGGTTTCTTCGGCAAACCAGTCATTCAGGTGACGGCGGCTCTTGAGGTCAAACCGCGGCAGCCGACGCCCAACCCCTACCGGGAGGCCCAGGAACAGCAGCTTTCCGCCAAGGAGATGCTGGAAAGCTCGATGTTGGCACCGCTCGCCCGGGAATTGAAAGATCTCCGGGATCGGGTCGAGCAGATGTCCCGTAAAGAGGCGGCCCAGGCTAAGGCTCAGATTCAGGAACAGAGCCGGCCGGAACCGGTTGCCGCCATGCCGCCGGTGGCCAAGGATCAGCCGCGGGATTTTGCGCCGAAGACGATCCAGCGCCAAGATCTTGAAGAGATGAAAAAATTGCTCTTCAAGACCCTGGCGGCCAAGGAAGGAAGCGAGACGGCGGAGTCAGCTCCCCCTGAGGCTGCCAGCGTCGAACGAAAAGAGACTGCCCCGGTGGAGGCCTCTGTTGAAAATGAGGGCACCAAGGTGCTTAACGGGGTCAAAAAGGCTCTTCGCTCGGTGGTGAACGAGCTGCATCGCAAAGGTCTGGAGCGGAGCGCCATCCGCGCCGTCATCGAGCAGCTGAAGCCGGAAACAAAAAAAGAGGGGACGATTGAGTCGATCCGGTCATTTCTTCCCCAGGCCTTCAAGAGTGTCATCAAGTGTGGCGGACCGTTGGCGCTGAAGAAAAACGGCCCGCGGATCATTGCCCTGGTGGGTCCCACCGGAGTCGGAAAAACCACTACCGTTGCCAAGCTGGCAGCGCTCTATGCTCTGCGTGAAGGGCATCGGGCCGCCCTGATCACGATCGATAATTTCAGGGTCGGTGCCGTCGAACAGCTCAAAACCTACTCGCGCATCATGGGGGTACCGATTGAAGTGGCGGCAACGCCGGCGGAACTGGAGGCGGCCATCGAACTGCACGGCGACAAGGAACTGATCCTCATCGATACTGCCGGCCGGAGTCCGAAGGATATGGAGAAGATCGAGGAGCTGAAATCGTTCCTGGAATCGAAATTCGCCATCGAGATCCATCTCTGCCTGGCGGCGACGACGCGGGACCGTGAGCTTCAGGAAATCGTCGAGCGTTTCGGTATCCTGCCGATCAGCCGGGTCATCTTCACCAAGCTCGACGAAAGCGAAAGCTACGGCTGTATTGTCAATGCCCATCTGCGGACCAAATTCCCGCTCTCATATTTCACCACGGGCCAGCGGGTGCCCGAAGATCTGGAAATCGCAACATCCGGCCGGCTGGCCGGACTCGTTCTGGGGGACAGCAAGCAATGA
- the flhA gene encoding flagellar biosynthesis protein FlhA — translation MSNPAVEAIELQPQKSNADIYMAVALIGVLALMIVPLPAVLLDVFLAGNITVALAILLVALYTQQPLDFSVFPSVLLVTTLYRLALNIASTRLILLHGNEGTDAAGHVIRAFGQFVVGGNYVVGAVIFLILVIINFVVITKGAGRVAEVAARFTLDAMPGKQMAIDADLSSGLINEKEARRRRSRVSREADFYGSMDGASKFVRGDAIAGILIMLVNIIGGFIIGVWQNGMPLETALSNYTLLTIGEGLVAQIPAIIISTAAGIIVTRSADEKNFGHEITGQFLNYPKAFYVSAGVLFAFGLIPGLPHFAFFLLSGAAYMGGRMARENAQVMDEELALPAPQEAGEAGDQAAAIRPLDMLELEVGYGLVPMVDAAQEGELLERIRSIRRQFAQKMGFVVPPIHIHDNLQLKPNEYNILIRGAKVGGGELAGQYLAMDSGAVSGSVDGVRTTEPVFGLPALWIRPEMKEQAQLYGYTVVDSTTIIATHISELIKKHSHEMVGRQELQQLLDNLASSFPKVVEELVPNLLNLGTVLRVIKNLLREGVSIRDLRTIMETLADYGGLTKDPDMLTEFVRQSLGRYIVDQYKRDDDTLCMISLDRRVEEVIAEAVQPSDQGSYLAIEPNTAQLILTGIRQEMEKFNQYGTHPVLLASPSIRRHVKKLAERFVPNLAVLSHNEIPSNIKIQSLGVVTLNVG, via the coding sequence ATGTCGAACCCGGCGGTGGAAGCGATCGAGCTGCAACCCCAAAAGAGCAATGCCGATATCTATATGGCCGTGGCGCTGATCGGCGTCCTGGCACTGATGATCGTGCCGTTGCCAGCGGTGCTGCTCGATGTCTTCCTGGCCGGCAACATTACCGTCGCACTGGCGATTCTGCTTGTCGCCCTCTACACCCAGCAGCCGCTTGACTTTTCGGTGTTTCCGTCGGTGCTCCTGGTTACCACCCTCTATCGCCTGGCACTGAACATCGCCTCGACCCGGCTGATCCTGCTCCACGGCAACGAAGGGACCGATGCCGCTGGGCACGTCATCCGGGCATTCGGCCAGTTTGTCGTCGGCGGCAATTATGTGGTTGGGGCGGTCATCTTTCTGATCCTGGTGATCATTAACTTCGTGGTTATCACCAAGGGTGCTGGCCGGGTTGCCGAAGTCGCCGCCCGCTTCACCCTCGACGCCATGCCGGGGAAACAGATGGCGATCGACGCCGACCTTTCCTCGGGACTGATCAACGAGAAGGAGGCCCGCCGCCGCCGGTCGCGGGTTTCCCGGGAAGCCGATTTCTACGGCTCCATGGACGGTGCCAGCAAGTTCGTCCGCGGCGATGCCATTGCCGGCATCCTGATCATGCTGGTCAACATCATCGGCGGCTTCATCATCGGCGTCTGGCAGAATGGTATGCCGCTGGAAACGGCGCTTTCCAACTATACGCTGCTGACCATCGGCGAAGGGCTGGTGGCCCAGATTCCGGCAATCATCATCTCTACCGCGGCCGGCATCATCGTCACCCGCTCGGCCGATGAGAAGAACTTCGGTCACGAAATAACCGGCCAGTTCCTCAATTACCCGAAGGCCTTCTATGTTTCGGCCGGGGTGCTGTTCGCTTTCGGCCTGATTCCCGGCCTGCCCCACTTTGCCTTCTTCCTCCTCTCCGGCGCTGCCTACATGGGGGGACGAATGGCCAGGGAAAATGCCCAGGTGATGGACGAAGAGTTGGCGTTGCCGGCGCCTCAGGAAGCCGGCGAGGCCGGTGATCAGGCGGCGGCGATCCGTCCCCTCGACATGCTCGAACTGGAAGTCGGCTACGGACTGGTGCCGATGGTGGATGCGGCCCAGGAGGGGGAACTCTTGGAGCGGATCAGATCGATCCGGCGCCAGTTCGCCCAGAAGATGGGCTTCGTGGTGCCGCCGATCCATATCCACGACAACCTGCAGCTCAAACCCAATGAATACAACATCCTGATCCGCGGCGCCAAGGTCGGTGGCGGGGAGCTTGCCGGCCAGTACCTGGCGATGGATTCCGGGGCGGTCAGCGGCAGCGTTGACGGCGTCCGGACCACCGAACCGGTCTTTGGCCTGCCGGCGTTGTGGATCAGACCCGAGATGAAGGAACAGGCCCAGCTGTACGGCTATACAGTGGTCGACAGCACTACCATCATCGCCACTCACATCAGCGAGCTGATCAAGAAGCATTCCCATGAGATGGTTGGTCGGCAGGAGCTGCAGCAGCTGCTCGACAACCTGGCTTCCAGCTTCCCGAAGGTGGTTGAGGAACTGGTGCCGAACCTGCTCAACCTCGGTACCGTGCTGCGGGTGATCAAGAACCTCCTTCGCGAGGGGGTTTCGATCCGTGACCTGCGGACGATCATGGAAACACTGGCCGATTACGGGGGGCTGACCAAGGACCCCGACATGTTGACCGAGTTTGTCCGTCAGTCGCTTGGCCGCTATATCGTCGACCAGTACAAACGCGATGACGACACGCTCTGCATGATCAGTCTCGATCGCCGGGTGGAGGAAGTCATTGCCGAAGCAGTCCAGCCATCGGATCAGGGGAGCTATCTGGCGATTGAGCCGAACACCGCCCAGTTGATCCTGACCGGTATCCGCCAGGAGATGGAGAAATTCAACCAGTACGGGACCCACCCGGTGCTGCTTGCCTCCCCCTCGATCCGACGCCATGTGAAGAAGCTTGCCGAACGGTTCGTCCCCAATCTGGCGGTTTTGTCGCACAACGAGATTCCGTCCAACATCAAAATCCAATCGTTAGGGGTGGTAACGCTCAATGTTGGTTAA